Genomic DNA from Candidatus Methanomethylicota archaeon:
GCTATTGTTAGTAGTGCTAGTACGAGTATGTTTGGCCAGCTTGATGTTAGGCTTTCCATTATTGTGACTGGCCGTGTGGTTAGGGTTGCTCCGCCTCCTGGTCTAAATTCTGTAATCCCTATGGTTACGAAGGCTTGTAGGATGTATTGGGCTATTCTTGTGAAGTGGTAGTTTGGTGTGAACATGTTTATTGTTTCCATGATGGATGTGCGTGCACGGAGTGCTTCCATTATTTGTCGGGCTTCTGCTGTCATGTTTTCGCCTGGTCTGATTCTAGTGATGTTTTGGCCTGGCTGGATTCTGATGGTTACTGTGGAATAGGCTATTAGGGAGGCTACTATGGGGATTATGAATGTGAATGTTGCCCATATCATGACTCCAGCGATCACGCTGACTGTGGTTTTCTTTGATAGTGTGGATATTAGTATTGCTATGCCATAGTAGGCCATTGTGTATAGTATGGAGAATAGTATGAATAGTATGAGTCTGATGGCATCGTCGCTTGTTGGGGTTATTCCGAGTGCTATTATGCATCCGCTAACTTCTATGAGTGAAGTTGCGAATATAGCCAGTGAGATTGCTAGGAGGGTTCCGAGGAACTTTCCGTATATGAAGGTGTCTCTGTAGATGGGTTGTGCGAGGACCATTTTTAAGGTGCCCTTCTCCCTTTCCCCTGATATTGCGTCTACGCCTAGGGCTATGCCTAGTATGGGTGCGAAGTATGACATCATGGTGGTTAAGCCGGAGGCTACTAAGCGGAGGAAGCCCATTGGTAATCCTGGTCGAGTTGCCATCCCCTGAGTTGCTGAAATATATGTGTTTGCCACTGCGGCAGTCATTAATAGTATGAAGACTGCTAGTAGGATAATGAACCTCTTACCCTTTATAATGTCTGAGAATTCTTTTGATGCAACAACGAAGAGGTTAGCCATACATTATCACCCCCATTTATAGTATTTTAGGAAGAGATCTTCCAAGGATGGCGTTAATAGTTCTAGTGTAGCAA
This window encodes:
- a CDS encoding ABC transporter permease; protein product: MANLFVVASKEFSDIIKGKRFIILLAVFILLMTAAVANTYISATQGMATRPGLPMGFLRLVASGLTTMMSYFAPILGIALGVDAISGEREKGTLKMVLAQPIYRDTFIYGKFLGTLLAISLAIFATSLIEVSGCIIALGITPTSDDAIRLILFILFSILYTMAYYGIAILISTLSKKTTVSVIAGVMIWATFTFIIPIVASLIAYSTVTIRIQPGQNITRIRPGENMTAEARQIMEALRARTSIMETINMFTPNYHFTRIAQYILQAFVTIGITEFRPGGGATLTTRPVTIMESLTSSWPNILVLALLTIATFIISSAIFTKQEARE